One window of Mediterraneibacter butyricigenes genomic DNA carries:
- a CDS encoding AI-2E family transporter, producing the protein MEKEKDLRQDPKDPDLHTNHFTQDQKDNSSSDPSSEYYTNQPKFGTRGPSKIRQQFSQGMTFFLVIAAAILFYFGLFRLNYISGILKTFLSVAKPIIYGLGIAFLLNPIIKKVDQILVPRLEKMTKTPERAAKISRSVGILVSLLTAFLLITALCNVLLPELYTSIRDMVFKVPGQLNSLLDQINEMNSKDTTINMLVTNAIEEGSNYLQNWLRNDLLKQTNVIMTNLTVGVINVLSEVLNFCVGIIVSIYVLYSKEVFSRQSKKFVYALLKPDRANLVLHLTRKSGDIFIGFLSGKIIDSAIIGVLCFIGLSILNMPYVLLVSVIVGVTNVIPFFGPYIGAIPSAILILLDSPIKGVYFLIFIFALQQLDGNVIGPKILGDSTGLSAFWVVFAIMVGGGLFGIPGMILGVPTFAVIYYVVTLLVNDLLRRKKLPVDSGSYDELSYVNNQGEYIHADDHKEHLNNQQENNKGE; encoded by the coding sequence ATGGAAAAAGAGAAAGATTTACGGCAGGATCCAAAAGATCCCGACCTTCACACAAACCATTTCACTCAGGATCAGAAAGACAATTCTTCCTCTGATCCTTCCAGTGAATACTATACAAACCAACCGAAATTCGGCACTCGCGGGCCTTCCAAGATCCGCCAGCAGTTCAGCCAGGGCATGACCTTCTTTCTGGTAATTGCCGCAGCGATTCTTTTCTATTTCGGTTTGTTCCGTCTCAACTATATTTCAGGAATTTTAAAGACCTTTTTAAGTGTGGCAAAACCAATCATCTACGGGCTTGGCATCGCATTTCTTCTGAACCCGATCATAAAAAAGGTGGATCAGATTTTGGTGCCGCGACTGGAAAAAATGACGAAAACGCCGGAACGTGCCGCAAAAATCAGCCGCTCTGTGGGAATCCTTGTATCGCTTCTCACTGCATTTCTTCTGATCACAGCCCTTTGTAACGTTCTGCTGCCGGAACTCTACACCAGTATCCGCGACATGGTATTTAAAGTTCCCGGACAGTTGAATTCTCTGCTGGATCAGATCAATGAGATGAACTCCAAAGATACCACCATCAATATGCTGGTCACGAACGCCATTGAAGAAGGAAGCAATTATCTTCAGAACTGGCTGAGAAACGATCTACTCAAACAGACCAACGTCATCATGACCAACTTAACCGTCGGTGTGATCAACGTTTTAAGCGAAGTTCTTAACTTCTGTGTGGGAATCATCGTTTCCATCTATGTGCTTTACAGCAAGGAAGTTTTTTCCAGACAGAGTAAGAAATTCGTCTATGCACTGTTAAAACCGGATCGTGCAAATCTGGTACTTCATCTGACCAGAAAAAGTGGTGACATTTTCATCGGATTTTTAAGCGGAAAGATCATCGACTCTGCCATCATCGGAGTCTTATGTTTCATCGGTCTTTCTATTTTAAATATGCCTTACGTCCTGCTGGTCAGCGTGATCGTGGGTGTGACCAATGTGATTCCGTTCTTCGGCCCTTACATCGGTGCGATCCCCAGTGCCATCCTGATTCTTCTGGACAGTCCGATCAAAGGAGTTTATTTCCTGATCTTTATCTTTGCATTGCAGCAGTTGGACGGAAATGTCATCGGTCCCAAGATTCTGGGCGATTCCACCGGTCTCTCCGCATTCTGGGTGGTATTTGCCATCATGGTAGGCGGTGGCCTTTTCGGAATTCCGGGCATGATCCTGGGTGTTCCGACGTTTGCCGTTATTTATTACGTCGTGACCTTGTTGGTCAACGATCTCTTACGACGCAAAAAACTTCCGGTTGATTCCGGTTCTTATGACGAACTGAGTTATGTAAATAACCAGGGCGAATATATCCATGCTGATGACCACAAGGAACATCTGAACAATCAGCAGGAAAACAACAAAGGAGAATAA
- the metA gene encoding homoserine O-acetyltransferase MetA produces the protein MPIRVQNDLPVKEILEHENIFVMDEYRASHQDIRPIRIGLLNLMPLKEDTELQILRSLSNTPLQVDVVFVRVDSHASKNTSTSHLNKFYESFRDIHHQKFDGFIITGAPVEQMEFEDVDYWKELEEIMEWTKTNVTSTLHLCWGAQAGMYYHFGINKKLLPEKKFGLFWHQVRNRKIPLVRGFDDVFLAPHSRHTEVPLDEIEADPRITILADSKEAGVFLCMAEDGRQIFVMGHPEYDRITLDTEYKRDLSKGLDIQMPCNYYPNNDPDQKPLLTWRATANNLYTNWLNYYVYQVTPYDLDGTPF, from the coding sequence ATGCCAATCAGAGTACAAAATGACCTTCCGGTCAAAGAAATACTGGAACATGAAAATATATTTGTGATGGATGAGTACCGTGCTTCCCATCAGGATATCCGACCGATCCGCATCGGACTGTTGAATCTGATGCCACTGAAAGAAGATACAGAACTTCAGATCCTGAGATCTCTTTCCAATACACCACTTCAGGTAGATGTGGTCTTTGTTCGTGTAGACAGCCACGCTTCCAAGAACACCTCTACTAGCCATCTGAACAAATTCTACGAGTCGTTCCGTGATATCCACCATCAAAAATTCGACGGATTCATTATCACGGGTGCTCCCGTGGAACAGATGGAATTTGAGGATGTAGATTACTGGAAAGAACTGGAAGAGATTATGGAATGGACCAAAACCAATGTCACTTCCACCCTGCATCTCTGTTGGGGCGCTCAGGCCGGAATGTATTATCATTTCGGGATCAATAAAAAGCTCCTGCCTGAAAAAAAATTCGGTCTGTTCTGGCATCAGGTGCGTAACCGTAAGATTCCACTGGTTCGGGGATTTGATGATGTATTTTTAGCTCCTCATTCCAGACACACAGAAGTACCCCTCGATGAGATTGAAGCTGATCCACGCATCACCATCCTGGCGGATTCCAAGGAAGCCGGAGTCTTCCTCTGTATGGCAGAGGACGGTCGCCAGATCTTCGTGATGGGGCATCCGGAATACGACCGAATCACACTGGATACCGAATACAAACGGGATCTTTCCAAAGGTCTTGATATTCAGATGCCCTGTAACTATTACCCGAACAATGATCCAGACCAGAAGCCGCTTCTGACTTGGCGTGCTACCGCAAATAATCTCTACACCAACTGGTTAAATTATTATGTATATCAGGTAACACCTTACGACCTTGATGGTACCCCATTTTAA
- a CDS encoding prepilin peptidase: MLSRFDIKHHRIPDFFLYEYLLLFLFGQYLSLPLFHVSFLSRLLGVTLLPFVLLVFTLFFPGGIGGGDVKFLALTGGFFGFWFQIYAFFFALLGALLYFLLTNSTASRLFPKRKDLKAVIALGPFLSFGILFQILLQNIFHVL, encoded by the coding sequence ATGCTTTCCCGATTTGATATAAAGCATCATCGGATTCCCGATTTCTTTCTATATGAATATCTGCTCCTGTTTCTTTTCGGCCAGTATCTTTCTCTTCCACTCTTTCATGTATCCTTTCTTTCCAGACTTCTTGGAGTTACGCTTCTTCCCTTCGTTTTGCTGGTTTTCACCCTATTCTTCCCAGGTGGAATCGGAGGTGGCGATGTGAAATTTCTCGCACTTACCGGTGGATTCTTCGGATTCTGGTTTCAGATTTATGCGTTCTTTTTTGCGCTTCTGGGGGCACTGTTGTATTTCTTATTAACCAACTCAACTGCCTCCCGTCTGTTTCCAAAAAGAAAAGACCTGAAAGCAGTCATTGCTTTAGGTCCCTTCCTGAGTTTCGGTATTCTGTTTCAGATTCTTCTCCAGAACATTTTCCATGTTCTTTAA
- a CDS encoding LL-diaminopimelate aminotransferase: MPKLNENYLKLENNYLFAEIAHRTAAYSEAHPDKPLIRLGIGDVTKPLSDIVVKALHDAVDDMASAESFHGYGPEQGYEATRKAIAGYYERNGVSVDADDIFISDGAKSDTGNITDMFGHDNVILIPDPVYPVYVDSNTMCGNQITYISANAENDFLPLPNHDQHVDLIYICSPNNPTGACYNKEQLKEWVDYALENEAVILFDSAYEAFISDPELPRSIYAIEGAKKCAIEFCSLSKTAGFTGTRCGYTVVPKELVFKASTGEEMSIHNMWNRRQSTKYNGTAYIIQKAAEVVFSEEGINECNQNIEYYKKNAKLIADTMTELGIRFYGGHHSPYIWFECPNGMDAWECFDYLLNEIQVVGTPGAGFGENGKNFFRLTSFGNYENTVEAMKRFKSLFAK, translated from the coding sequence ATGCCGAAATTAAACGAAAATTATCTGAAATTAGAAAATAATTATTTATTTGCTGAGATCGCACACCGTACCGCAGCTTATTCCGAAGCACATCCGGACAAACCGTTGATCCGTCTTGGAATTGGTGATGTAACAAAGCCATTGAGTGATATTGTAGTAAAGGCACTGCATGATGCAGTGGACGATATGGCTTCTGCAGAAAGTTTCCATGGATATGGACCGGAGCAGGGATATGAAGCAACCAGAAAGGCAATTGCAGGATATTATGAGAGAAATGGAGTATCTGTGGATGCAGACGATATCTTTATTTCTGATGGAGCAAAGAGCGATACAGGAAATATTACCGATATGTTCGGACATGATAATGTGATTCTGATTCCGGATCCGGTTTATCCGGTATACGTAGATTCCAACACAATGTGTGGTAATCAGATTACGTATATTTCCGCAAATGCAGAAAATGATTTTCTCCCGTTGCCGAACCATGATCAGCATGTGGATCTTATCTATATCTGTTCTCCGAACAATCCAACCGGAGCCTGCTACAACAAAGAGCAGTTGAAAGAGTGGGTAGATTATGCACTGGAAAATGAAGCAGTGATCTTGTTTGACTCTGCATATGAAGCATTTATCAGTGATCCGGAACTTCCGAGAAGTATTTATGCAATTGAGGGTGCAAAGAAATGCGCCATCGAATTCTGTTCTCTGTCTAAGACAGCTGGATTTACCGGAACAAGATGCGGATATACGGTTGTACCGAAAGAACTGGTATTTAAGGCTTCTACAGGCGAAGAAATGTCTATCCACAATATGTGGAACAGAAGACAGTCTACCAAATATAACGGAACGGCTTATATTATCCAGAAAGCGGCAGAAGTTGTATTCTCAGAAGAGGGAATCAATGAGTGCAACCAGAACATTGAATATTATAAGAAGAATGCCAAACTGATCGCAGATACCATGACAGAGCTTGGAATCCGTTTCTATGGCGGACATCATTCTCCGTATATCTGGTTCGAGTGCCCGAATGGAATGGATGCGTGGGAATGCTTCGATTATCTGTTAAATGAGATCCAGGTAGTTGGTACTCCGGGAGCAGGATTCGGTGAGAACGGAAAGAATTTCTTCCGTCTGACTTCTTTTGGAAATTATGAGAATACTGTAGAAGCAATGAAGCGATTTAAATCTCTGTTTGCAAAATAA
- a CDS encoding permease-like cell division protein FtsX, with protein sequence MKKRWIVILGIMLVVVGGYLTYSKLFVSSKYVGIWNSESSGKTIEIFRDGTVFYYQKGKSSDKEIVYTAEEGKLSDGHIIMKDRFDSQGCLDTYSAVEEIPKDDFLPISIVYDMEFQGTEACTIMNAERRNTDQRVAFVKSSNKVKKEKLGEKREASDYQITVFFDEDISEQKLAELKNEIEKMNGVVSVTYISPEKAWENFQETYYKEGEVLVDGFKDDNPLANSGNFQVVYKVKYREALLKNIEALEGIRKINS encoded by the coding sequence ATGAAAAAAAGATGGATAGTTATATTGGGAATAATGCTGGTAGTTGTTGGGGGATATTTAACATATAGTAAGTTGTTTGTTTCTTCAAAATATGTTGGGATTTGGAATTCTGAAAGTTCGGGAAAAACAATAGAAATATTCAGGGATGGCACAGTCTTTTATTATCAAAAAGGTAAAAGTAGTGATAAAGAAATCGTTTACACTGCGGAAGAGGGAAAATTGAGTGATGGACATATTATAATGAAAGACAGATTTGATTCTCAGGGATGTTTGGATACATATTCAGCAGTAGAGGAAATTCCAAAAGATGATTTTTTACCGATTTCTATTGTATATGATATGGAATTTCAGGGTACAGAAGCTTGTACAATAATGAATGCAGAAAGACGAAATACAGATCAACGTGTTGCGTTTGTTAAAAGTTCTAATAAAGTGAAAAAAGAAAAGTTGGGAGAAAAAAGGGAAGCCAGTGATTATCAAATTACAGTGTTTTTTGATGAGGATATTTCGGAGCAAAAGTTAGCTGAATTGAAAAATGAAATAGAAAAAATGAATGGTGTAGTATCGGTTACATATATTTCACCGGAAAAAGCATGGGAAAATTTTCAAGAAACATACTATAAAGAAGGGGAAGTGCTTGTAGATGGATTTAAAGACGATAATCCATTAGCAAATAGTGGGAATTTTCAAGTAGTATATAAAGTGAAATATAGGGAAGCATTATTGAAAAATATAGAAGCACTAGAAGGCATAAGAAAAATAAACAGTTAA
- a CDS encoding DUF1540 domain-containing protein, with amino-acid sequence MPKLKCSVQTCAHNHQFLCDLDQIQVGGNQACSPSETQCDSFTERKESGYSNAAGGGCHCSETTGIDCQAEKCMYNEACKCQAGRISVEGGQAKQCQGTECATFKM; translated from the coding sequence ATGCCAAAATTAAAATGCAGCGTGCAGACATGTGCGCACAATCATCAGTTTTTATGCGATTTAGATCAGATTCAGGTGGGAGGTAATCAAGCCTGTTCCCCAAGTGAGACACAGTGTGACAGTTTTACGGAAAGAAAAGAAAGCGGCTATTCAAATGCGGCCGGCGGGGGATGCCACTGTTCCGAAACAACCGGAATCGACTGTCAGGCAGAAAAATGTATGTACAATGAAGCATGTAAGTGTCAGGCCGGACGAATCAGCGTAGAGGGTGGTCAGGCAAAGCAGTGTCAGGGTACGGAGTGTGCAACTTTTAAGATGTAG
- a CDS encoding aldo/keto reductase, which yields MSEMLRAIKTDEFKGVNDCYTLNNGVKIPCVGFGTYKAAQDESERVIKTAIEAGYRCFDTASFYGTEPYLGTAIKESKIPREEFFISSKAWKTEMGYSQVKEAFERTLENLQTDYLDLYLIHWPLPEVGYKDWKQLNIDTWRGMEELYKAGKVKAIGVCNYLPHHLDNLIDNCQIIPAVDQIEVHPGYTQESVLSYCKEHEILVQAWSPIGRMRMMSEPLIVELAEKYKVSPVQICLRYEVQRGILPLPKSSAMERMKQNMDLFGFEISREDMWRITTLPPMGWSGEHPDRIRVKVVESTEPYEA from the coding sequence ATGAGTGAAATGTTAAGAGCAATAAAAACGGATGAGTTTAAGGGAGTCAATGACTGCTATACCCTGAACAACGGAGTGAAGATTCCGTGCGTAGGATTCGGAACCTATAAGGCTGCGCAGGACGAGAGTGAGCGAGTGATCAAAACGGCGATCGAAGCAGGATATCGTTGTTTTGATACAGCATCCTTTTATGGAACGGAACCATATCTTGGAACGGCAATCAAAGAAAGCAAAATACCAAGAGAAGAATTTTTTATTTCTTCCAAAGCATGGAAAACGGAGATGGGATATTCTCAGGTAAAAGAGGCTTTTGAAAGAACTCTTGAGAATCTTCAGACGGATTATCTGGATCTCTATCTGATCCACTGGCCGCTTCCGGAAGTAGGATATAAAGACTGGAAACAGTTGAATATTGATACCTGGCGTGGAATGGAAGAGCTGTATAAAGCAGGAAAGGTAAAAGCAATTGGTGTCTGCAATTATCTGCCACATCATCTGGATAATCTGATCGATAACTGTCAGATAATTCCGGCGGTAGATCAGATTGAAGTACATCCGGGGTATACCCAGGAAAGCGTACTTTCTTACTGCAAAGAACATGAAATCCTGGTTCAGGCATGGAGTCCGATCGGAAGAATGAGAATGATGTCGGAACCACTGATCGTAGAACTGGCAGAAAAATATAAAGTTTCACCGGTACAGATCTGTCTGCGTTATGAAGTACAGAGGGGAATTTTGCCGTTGCCGAAATCCTCTGCGATGGAGCGGATGAAACAGAACATGGATCTGTTTGGCTTTGAGATTTCCAGAGAAGATATGTGGCGGATCACAACGCTGCCTCCGATGGGATGGTCGGGTGAACATCCGGATCGAATCCGTGTGAAAGTGGTAGAAAGCACAGAACCATATGAGGCTTAA
- a CDS encoding YdcF family protein — translation MGIFCLACHVILINCPVEIRRFLQGLLLLCFLTFLAGEVRILWAAGKQPDKDLEVLIVLGAQVRGTRVTNSLKRRLDRACAYLKEHPKTVAILSGGQGRGEDISEAFSMNDYLLECGIEQARLLMEDKSTTTWENLKFSFGLYGADFLNSDLHGKKVGIVTNDFHVCRALMMAKKQGYKKVQGVPASSNPVLFLNYLVREFFACAQTLLYYRKR, via the coding sequence ATGGGGATTTTTTGTCTGGCATGCCATGTTATTCTGATAAATTGTCCGGTGGAAATCAGAAGATTCTTACAGGGGCTGTTGCTTCTTTGCTTTTTGACGTTTCTTGCGGGAGAGGTACGGATTTTGTGGGCAGCCGGGAAACAGCCGGATAAAGATCTGGAAGTGCTGATCGTATTGGGAGCTCAGGTGCGTGGAACCAGGGTGACGAATTCGCTGAAACGCCGGCTGGATCGAGCGTGTGCTTATCTGAAAGAGCATCCGAAGACGGTAGCAATCCTGTCCGGAGGTCAGGGACGGGGCGAAGACATATCGGAAGCATTCTCGATGAATGACTATCTGTTGGAGTGTGGAATTGAGCAAGCCAGACTGCTGATGGAAGACAAGTCTACAACGACCTGGGAAAATCTGAAATTCAGTTTCGGTCTTTATGGCGCTGATTTTTTGAACAGTGATCTTCATGGGAAAAAGGTGGGAATCGTGACCAATGATTTTCATGTGTGCCGTGCTCTGATGATGGCGAAAAAACAAGGCTATAAAAAGGTGCAGGGAGTACCGGCATCTTCCAATCCGGTCCTGTTTTTAAATTATCTGGTACGGGAGTTTTTCGCATGTGCACAGACGCTGCTATATTACAGGAAAAGATAA
- a CDS encoding SEC-C metal-binding domain-containing protein, whose protein sequence is MSEKSLLDQWRDMAYSKEMDRGALQKFWGTYFTIEKGIYEQLLNEPEVEVKGTVQELADKYGLELLTMVGFLDGINDSLKEANPIETMEADTEVNLIFDKEKLYKNMVDAKADWLYELPQWDEIFDAETKKRLYREQKNSGTIRKEKKIGRNDPCPCGSGKKYKKCCGR, encoded by the coding sequence ATGAGTGAAAAATCATTATTAGATCAGTGGAGAGATATGGCCTATTCCAAAGAGATGGACAGAGGTGCTCTTCAGAAATTCTGGGGAACTTATTTTACAATTGAAAAAGGAATCTATGAGCAGCTTTTGAATGAGCCGGAAGTTGAAGTAAAAGGTACGGTTCAGGAACTGGCTGATAAATATGGTCTGGAGCTTCTGACTATGGTTGGATTTTTAGATGGAATCAACGACAGTCTGAAAGAAGCCAACCCGATCGAGACAATGGAAGCAGATACGGAAGTTAATCTGATTTTCGATAAAGAGAAGCTTTATAAAAACATGGTGGATGCAAAAGCTGACTGGCTGTATGAACTGCCACAGTGGGATGAGATCTTTGATGCCGAGACAAAGAAACGTCTTTACAGAGAACAGAAGAATTCCGGAACGATCCGTAAGGAGAAGAAGATCGGAAGAAACGATCCGTGTCCGTGTGGAAGTGGCAAGAAATACAAGAAGTGCTGTGGAAGATAA
- a CDS encoding adenylosuccinate synthase → MVKAVVGANWGDEGKGKITDMLAEKADIIVRFQGGANAGHTIVNNYGKFALHTLPSGVFYDHTTSIIGNGVALDIPRLFNEIKSVEEQGVPAPKILVSDRAQIVMSYHKNFDAYEEERLGGKSFGSTKSGIAPFYSDKYAKIGFQVSELFDEELLKEKVVRVADQKNVLLEHLYHKPLIDPDELLKELLEYKEMVAPYVCDVSLFLHNALKEGKEILLEGQLGSLKDPDHGIYPMVTSSSTLAAYGAIGAGIPPYEIKQIITVCKAYSSAVGAGAFVSEIFGEEADELRRRGGDGGEFGATTGRPRRMGWFDCVASKYGCRMQGTTDVAFTVLDVLGYLDEIPVCVGYEIDGEVTTEFPVTHLLEKAKPVLKTLPGWKQDIRGIKNYEDLPENCRKYIEFVEQEIGYPITMVSNGPGRDDIIYRNK, encoded by the coding sequence ATGGTTAAAGCGGTAGTAGGAGCGAACTGGGGAGACGAAGGAAAAGGTAAGATTACGGATATGCTTGCAGAGAAAGCGGACATCATCGTTCGGTTTCAGGGTGGAGCAAATGCCGGGCATACCATCGTAAATAATTACGGGAAGTTTGCACTGCATACATTACCATCTGGTGTATTTTATGATCATACCACCAGCATTATCGGAAATGGTGTAGCGTTGGATATTCCGCGTCTGTTCAATGAAATAAAATCAGTAGAGGAACAGGGGGTGCCGGCACCGAAGATTCTGGTATCAGACCGTGCTCAGATCGTAATGTCATATCACAAGAATTTTGATGCATATGAGGAAGAGAGACTGGGAGGTAAATCTTTCGGTTCCACCAAATCAGGAATTGCACCGTTTTATTCTGATAAATATGCAAAGATCGGATTCCAGGTCAGTGAATTGTTTGATGAGGAATTGCTGAAAGAGAAGGTTGTACGTGTTGCAGATCAGAAAAATGTACTGTTAGAGCATCTGTATCACAAACCGCTGATCGATCCGGATGAACTTTTGAAAGAACTGTTAGAATATAAAGAGATGGTAGCACCGTATGTATGCGATGTATCTCTGTTCTTACACAATGCGCTGAAAGAAGGAAAAGAAATTCTTCTGGAAGGACAGCTTGGATCTCTGAAAGATCCGGATCACGGAATTTATCCGATGGTAACCTCTTCTTCCACACTGGCAGCTTATGGTGCAATCGGAGCAGGTATTCCACCATATGAGATCAAACAGATCATTACGGTATGTAAGGCTTACTCCAGTGCAGTCGGAGCAGGAGCGTTTGTCAGCGAGATCTTCGGAGAAGAAGCAGATGAACTGAGACGCCGTGGTGGAGACGGTGGAGAGTTCGGAGCAACTACAGGAAGACCGAGACGTATGGGATGGTTTGACTGTGTCGCTTCCAAATATGGATGCAGAATGCAAGGCACTACAGATGTTGCATTTACAGTATTGGATGTATTGGGATATCTGGATGAGATTCCGGTCTGTGTCGGATATGAGATTGACGGAGAAGTTACAACAGAATTCCCGGTAACACATTTGCTGGAAAAAGCAAAACCGGTACTCAAAACTCTTCCGGGATGGAAACAGGATATCCGTGGAATCAAGAATTATGAAGATCTTCCGGAGAACTGCAGAAAATACATCGAATTTGTAGAGCAGGAGATCGGTTATCCGATCACAATGGTCAGCAACGGACCGGGAAGAGACGATATTATTTATCGCAATAAATAA
- the cls gene encoding cardiolipin synthase, with protein sequence MEYLDTKAVKKAKKGILSVVFGRTALILALLLLQIGVMISMVTVLKDYRTYMDVVLMILRVIVVIYVINEKGNPAFTMTWILLMMVFPVFGTLFYIYVKSELGSRALAKQLSRRKLETHRYMQQDQSVIRDLKLSKSADVSLAHYMKYQLGFPIYRNTKVTYFPSGDKKFHQMVRELQKAEKYIFLEYFIVEEGYMWNTILEILKAKVREGVEVRFMYDGMCSISKLPYDYPRQMRKYGIRCKMFSPIRPVLTTVQNNRDHRKICVVDGKVAFTGGVNLADEYINRIERFGYWKDTAAMFEGDAVQSFTIMFLQMWNATERGGESYQDYLTEKSTGVKKRELGYVLPYADSPFDHEDVGETVYKHILNHAKRYVHIMTPYLILDDQMMDTLTKTAKSGIEVAIIMPHIPDKWYAFALAKTYYQELLEAGVKIYEFTPGFVHAKIFVSDDEVATVGTINLDYRSLYLHFENGAYIYNNPAVRDIEQDFQRTIRKCHCVTLEEVRKQNIWMQICGRALRLIAPLM encoded by the coding sequence ATGGAATATTTAGATACAAAAGCAGTGAAAAAAGCAAAAAAAGGAATCTTAAGTGTGGTATTCGGACGAACGGCTCTGATCCTGGCGTTGTTGCTCTTGCAGATCGGCGTCATGATTTCTATGGTGACAGTCCTGAAAGATTATCGAACCTATATGGATGTGGTTCTGATGATCCTTCGTGTGATCGTGGTGATCTATGTTATCAACGAGAAGGGAAATCCGGCATTTACCATGACATGGATTTTGCTGATGATGGTCTTTCCGGTGTTTGGAACGCTGTTTTATATCTATGTAAAATCAGAACTGGGAAGCCGTGCACTGGCGAAACAGCTTTCCAGAAGAAAACTGGAGACTCATCGGTATATGCAGCAGGATCAAAGTGTCATCAGAGATTTGAAACTCAGTAAGTCTGCGGATGTGTCTCTGGCCCATTATATGAAATATCAGCTGGGATTTCCGATTTACCGAAATACAAAAGTAACTTACTTTCCGAGCGGGGATAAAAAATTTCACCAGATGGTTCGGGAGCTTCAAAAGGCGGAAAAATATATTTTTCTGGAATATTTCATTGTAGAAGAAGGCTATATGTGGAATACGATCCTGGAGATTCTGAAAGCAAAGGTAAGAGAGGGCGTGGAAGTCCGTTTTATGTACGATGGAATGTGCAGCATTTCCAAATTGCCCTATGATTACCCGAGACAGATGAGAAAATATGGGATCCGCTGTAAAATGTTCAGCCCGATCCGTCCGGTACTGACAACGGTACAAAATAACCGGGATCACCGGAAAATCTGTGTGGTAGACGGAAAAGTAGCTTTTACGGGTGGTGTGAATCTGGCAGATGAATATATCAACCGGATTGAACGCTTTGGTTACTGGAAAGATACGGCGGCCATGTTTGAGGGAGATGCGGTACAGAGTTTTACGATCATGTTTCTTCAGATGTGGAACGCCACGGAGCGAGGCGGCGAATCCTATCAGGATTATCTGACGGAAAAATCAACCGGAGTGAAGAAACGGGAACTGGGTTATGTGTTGCCCTATGCGGACAGTCCGTTTGACCATGAGGATGTGGGAGAGACCGTCTATAAACACATTCTAAACCATGCCAAGCGCTATGTACATATTATGACACCGTATCTGATCCTGGACGACCAGATGATGGATACGCTGACGAAAACGGCGAAAAGCGGAATTGAGGTTGCAATCATCATGCCTCATATTCCGGATAAGTGGTATGCATTCGCTCTTGCAAAGACCTATTATCAGGAGCTTTTGGAGGCTGGCGTAAAGATCTATGAATTTACACCGGGCTTTGTGCATGCAAAGATTTTCGTGTCGGATGATGAGGTGGCAACGGTGGGAACCATCAATCTGGATTACCGAAGTCTGTACCTGCATTTTGAAAATGGAGCCTATATCTATAATAATCCGGCGGTCAGGGATATAGAGCAGGATTTCCAGCGAACCATAAGAAAATGTCACTGTGTGACACTGGAAGAAGTGAGAAAACAGAATATCTGGATGCAAATCTGCGGACGGGCACTTCGTCTGATCGCACCGCTGATGTAA